GGAGGGAGCACTAGGCCGCGCGGTTGGATACCCCTGGTCGACACGTTGGAACGGTCGGTCGGATGGTCGACCCAGGGGTAGGATCCGTTCAACGCCTCTGCCTCTGCCTCCTCGTCATCCTCGTAGAGTTCGTCGCCCACAAAGGGGTGGTCCAGGGTGAGCAGCTCGAAGGCGACGACCGTGAAGGCGAAGATGTCGCTGAGGCTGTCCGCCCAGCGGCCTGCGCCGGGACGCAGCTCCGGGGCCGAGTAGCGGCGGGTGTAGACGGGGCGTCCCCGGGCGCCGGCGTAGGAGACGTTGTCGGTGTCGATGAGCCACACCTGGTCGCGATCGAGCAGCTCGGAAACGAAGATATTGCTCGGCGACGGATCCTGGTAGACGAGGCCCCGGGCGTGCAGTGTGGCGAGCACGTCGGCGAGCCGGGCGAGCAGGCTGAGTCGTCGCCTGAGCCCGCCGGTGTCGCGGTAGTGCTCGACTGCACGGGACCCTGCCGGAACGGAGGTCAACCTGCTCAGCGGGGTAAGGCCGTCGAGCAGGTCCATCACGTACCCCACGTGTGGCGGTGCGAGGGTGTCGATCGGGCTAGCGATGGACAGACCATCGAGTGGCAGGCGGCGGAGCGCCTTCAGTCGTACCGCCCATTCGGCAGCCCGTTCGGACGTCGCTTCCCGGAGCACTTTGACTGCGTGCCGGCCCCCCTCGACCTCGTACACCGATCCCTGGCCGCCCCGACCCAGCTCGCGGACGAGCCTCAGTGTGGTGCCGTTCGCCGTGCGGACTTTACTCGGAAGGGTCAGTGACATGCCGACGCACCTCGATTCGTCCAGTGCAGGGCCAGCGTCTTGTCGTCGAAGTGACCGGGCGTCGGCCAGGCGCGCAATTCGGCGACGAGGCGACGGTGTCGTTCCGGGGGTGGCAGCGGCCTGAACTCCTGTTCCAAGTGATCGATGAACGGGCCAAGCGACTCCGGGCGAAGGTCGTCAGCCACTCCGTCGGTGGCCAGCAAGACCCGGAATTCGCTGGGCGGCGACGGCAGCCACCGGCTGCGCCATAGCGGCCGGCGGCCGGGCAGACCCAGCGCGTCGGTCTCATTACCGAAGCCAGCCCGCTCGGTCACCAGCCGTTCGGTGGCGTGCCCAGAGCCGAAGGCGATCAGTCCGTCGCCGACCTGGCC
Above is a window of Verrucosispora sp. NA02020 DNA encoding:
- a CDS encoding PP2C family serine/threonine-protein phosphatase: MGTGPTTRTWFGASVCGPAHRRHHVAKQDAWWGTHGRFGSLVVVADGLGSRPHSRLGAVAVCRAVHRAVRGLADHEVPDPSRLFARIETNWRAELAPRDPAECSTTVMLSLIHRSGGVLVGQVGDGLIAFGSGHATERLVTERAGFGNETDALGLPGRRPLWRSRWLPSPPSEFRVLLATDGVADDLRPESLGPFIDHLEQEFRPLPPPERHRRLVAELRAWPTPGHFDDKTLALHWTNRGASACH